The Hymenobacter sp. DG25A nucleotide sequence TGGCGCTCATCACCAGAATTCGCAGATCTGGCCGCAGTACGGCCTGAGCATCCAGGGCTAGGGCCAGGCCAAGGTCGGCCTGCAGGTTGCGCTCATGAAACTCGTCAAACAGCAATGCTGCTACGCCTTCCAGGGCGGGGTCGTCCTGCAGCTGGCGCGTCAGAATCACTTCCGTTACGACTTCGATGCGGGTGCGGGCCGATATTTTGCTTTCCAGGCGCATGCGGTAGCCTACGGTCTGGCCTACCGGCTCGCCCAGCAGCTGGGCCATGCGCGTGGCCGCTGCCCGGGCCGCCAGGCGGCGGGGCGCCAGCACAATGATGCGGCCGGTGGGCGGCATCCAGTCGGCATTTAATAAAGCCAACGGCACAATCGTGGTTTTGCCGGCGCCGGGCGGGGCCTGCAGCACCACGCACGGTTGCTCCTGCAGGGCGGCCAGCAGCTCGGGAAGAGCAACGCGAATGGGTAAATCAGGCAGTTGCACGCGGGGCAGAAAAGAAGGTTAGTATACCGGCACGGAAGGGTCTACGCGCAGGCTCCAGGCGTGAATACCGCCGCGCAGATTCAGCAGGTTGGTCAGGCCGTGGCGGTGCTGCAGGTAGGCCAGCGCCTGCATGGAACGCACGCCGTGATGGCAAATGAGCACCACCGGCTTGTCGGTAGCCAGCTCTGCCACGCGGCCGGGCAGGTCGCCTAAGGGAATCAGTAGGCTGCCTTCGATGCGGCAAAAGTCGTATTCTTCCGGCTGACGGACATCTACGAGCTGCGCGGCGGGACCTTCCTGCAGGCGGGTCTGGAGAGCTTCGGGAGTGAGTTCGGGGAGCATAAAAAGCAGTTATCCGGCAGGATGACTACTCACCCTGATCCGCAAAATTAACCCCGGACTTTCTACCTTCGGTTCGTTCATGTGTGTTTACCGGTTTTTTCGCCTGATTTGTGACTGTTGCTGAAGTGTGGTCGGCGGTGCTGGCCAGTAGCCCGATTGAAGTGGCGGGAGTACTCACGGGCATTGCCTGCGTCTGGCTGGCGGCCCGCAATTCCATCTGGAATTTCCCGGTAGCCATTGTCAGCTGCCTGCTGTACGTGGTGGTTTTCCTGCAGGCCCGCCTGTATTCCGATGTAGGGCTGCAGGTGGTTTTTATTACCCTCAGCGTGTACGGCTGGTATGAGTGGCTGCACGGCGGCCCTCAGCACCGGGAGCTGCCCGTAACCCGTACCAACAGCCGCCTGTGGCTGGCTTTAAGTGCCGTGGGGTTGGCGTATGCGGTGGGCGCGGGCTTTCTGTTTCAGCAGTATACCAATGCCGCCATTCCTTATTGGGACAGCACCACCACGGCCATCAGCCTGATAGCGCAGGTGCAGCTCACCCGCAAAAAAATAGAGAACTGGATACTCTGGGTGCTCGTAGATGCGGCCTACGTGGCCATGTACTGGCACAAAGACCTGTACCTCACCAGCGGACTATACCTGGTTTATCTGTTTCTGGCCGCTTACGGTTACTGGGAATGGCGGCAGCTGATGCTGCGCCGCCCGGTCGCCGAACTTACCTTGTCCGCATGATTCGCGTTTCCCTTACTGGCCCCGAATCTACGGGCAAAACCACCCTCAGCCAGCAGTTGGCTGCCCACTACCGCACCACCTGGGCCCCCGAGTATGCCCGCGCCTACCTGGAAAAAAATGGGCCTCAGTATACGCTGGCGGACCTGGAGCAAATTGCCCGGGGCCAGCTGGCCGCCGAAGAAGAGGCCGCGGCCCAGGCCTCGCGCGTGGTGTTCTGCGACACGGACCTGCTGGTGATTAAAATCTGGAGCGAACATGCTTTTGGCTACTGCCCGGAGTGGATTCTGCAGGAGCTGCAGCGGCACCGCTACGACCTGGTGCTGCTCCTGAACGTAGACCTGCCCTGGGAGCCCGACCCGTTGCGGGAGCACCCTAACCTGCGCCAGCACTTCCACCAGATGTACCGCCGTGAGCTGCAGGAAAGCATTTCCCCGTTTGCTGATATCAGCGGCACACCCGCCCAGCGCCTGGAGCAGGCCTGCTTTCTGGTAGATGAACTCCTCGCCGCCCCGGCACCCCAGGCAGCGTATTCCATAGCTAAAGTCTAACGATGCATATTCTTGAAAACGAGCTGAGCCGCGTAACCGTGCAGGCCCACGGCGCCGAGCTCAGCAGCTTTATCCGCAAAGACCTCGATAACCTGGAATACATCTGGCCCGCCGATGCCGCCATTTGGGCGCGCCACGCGCCGGTGCTGTTCCCCATTGTGGGCCGCCTCCCGCAGGATACCTATACCTACCAGGGCCAAACGTATCAGCTGCCCCAGCACGGCTTTGCCCGCGACCAGGAGTTTACCCTGATGCGCCAAACCGCCGCCGAACTAGTGCTGGAGCTGCGCCCCAACGAAGCCACCCTGGCCCGCTACCCTTTCGATTTCCGACTCATCATCAGCTACCGGCTGGCTGGCCCCATGCTCACCATTGGCTGGGAAGTGCACAACCCCGGCCGCGGCGAGCTGCTTTTCAGCATTGGTGCCCACCCCGCGTTCCGCTGCCCGCTGCTCCCTGATGAGAAGTTTGAAGACTACTATTTTGAGTTCGACCACCCTGTTACCCTGGAGCGGCACCTGTTGGAAGGTGGCTTGCTGAATGGAGAAACGGAGCCGCTGCTAGACCAGCAACAGAAGCTGCCCCTAAGCTACCCGCTGTTTGAGCAGGATGCCGTGGTGCTAAAGCATTTCGATTTCACGCACCTGGCCCTGCGCAGCCGCCACTCCGAGCGGGCCGTGCGTTTGCGCTTTGATGGATTTCCGTATCTGGGCCTGTGGACCAAGCAGACCGGCGCGCCCTTTGTGTGCATAGAGCCCTGGCACGGCATTGCCAGCTCCGTAGGAGACACCGGCGAGCTGGCCGATAAGGAAGGTATTCTCACGCTCGGTCCCGGCCAGGAGTTCGTGACGTCTTACAGCATCACGGTTGAATAAAGCTGGACTAGCGGCAGTGTACATCAGCCCGCTAACTGCTGCTGATATTTATGTCCTGGGCCACGGCCCGAAAGGCCGGTGATTTTTTTCCGGATTAGGGAGAGTTTCCCGGAGTCAGTAGAAATGAAAAACGGCTCCTAAGAGCCGTATGATGTTCCGGGCAGCCGGTAAGGCTGTAGCAAGAAGTCAGGAAAACCGACGTGCGTCCGGCGCTGCCGTCAGATAATCATGGGTTGGTTGGGGCGCACCGGCGTGCGGGGCCGGCGGTTGTAGTCGGGTTCCCAATCATTGATGGGGCGGGTAATGCCGGGCGGGAGGTCCAGATCCGGTAAACCATCGTCCAGTGGTTCGCCTCCGTCGTCGTCGTTATCGGGGAAGGGAGGGCGCTGAAACCGGCGGCGTGGCATCACCATAAAGTAAGCCAGAATACCGAGTACCACGAGCGTATAGACAAGGCTGATCATGGCGGGGAGACTTAGGTGTAACGCACAGAAAGACCAGAGCTTTTACTACGCTAACGAACACGCGTAGGTGCTGGTTCTCGCTTGCCCGTATTTTGTTATGGCTCCTTGTTCTTACCTTAAGTTACTTGATTTTCAGGCAAAAGTAAAGAGGAGTAGTGCTTTATAGCCCGTCGGTTTGGAACTCGGCGCCGGGCGCTCTAGTTTTGCCCCACAGTTTAGGGGTGCCCCATGCCGGGAGTGGCAGCGGGGCTGAGATCATACCCATTGAACCTGCCCGGGTAATGCCGGCGAAGGGAACAAACGATCCGCGAGCGAAAAACCTTTTGGTGCCGACCCCTGGCACCAGGTCCGTTCCACTCTTTCTTTTTTTTCATCCTTGAAAAATTTTCTGATGACTGGCCTGGCGCTTCTGGCGCTATCCGGTACGGCATGGGCGCAAGGCCCCGTGTCCGGCCAGGTAACGGATGCCCGCACGGGCAGTGCCTTACCCGGCGCCACCATTTTGCTGGATGGTACCGTGGTAGGAACTACCGATGCCACGGGTGCTTTTTTGATGCCTGCAGTGCCCCCCGGGGCGCATGTGCTGCGCATTAGCTTTCTGGGCTACACGGCCCTGGAGCAACGCGTGCAGGGCCAGCCCCGGGAGCAGCGGGTAAGCCCGGCGCTGCAGCCCGGTGGCGTACTCACCGGCGAGGCCCTGGTAACGGCTTCCCGCGCCAACGAGCGCACCGCTACAGCCTACACCAACGTGAGCAAGCAGGAAGTTGCCCAGCGCAATTTTGGGCAGGATTTACCGTATCTGCTGGATCAGACGCCCTCGGTAATAGTAAATTCTGATGCCGGCGCGGGTGTGGGGTACACGGATATCCGCATTCGGGGAACCAGCAACACGGGCATCAACATGACCATCAACGGGGTGCCTCTGAATGACCCGGAGTCCCACGGCTCGTTTCTGGTGAACCTGCCGGATCTGGCTTCCTCTATCAACAGCATTCAGGTGCAGCGGGGCGTAGGTACCAGCCAGAACGGCGGCGCTGCTTTTGGGGCCAGTATCAATATTTCTACCCTGGAAATGCGCCCAGAGGCCTACGGCGAAACTCAGAATACCTACGGTTCCTTCAACACCTGGAAAAACAATGTGTCCTTCGGCACGGGCCTGCTCAACGGGCATTTTACCATGGATGGGCGCCTCTCGCGCATTGCCTCCGATGGGTACATGAACCGGGCGTCGTCAGATCTGAAGTCGTACTATCTGTCGGCGGGGTATCAGCAGAAAAACACGCTGCTCAAGTTCATCACCTTCTCAGGGCGGGAGAAGACCTACCAGGCCTGGAACGGCGTGCCCGAGCCCGCTATAACCGGCAACCGGCAACTACTACAGCAATTCATTGATAATGGGGAGTTGTCGGAGGTGGATGCGGCGCGGGTGCTGCAGGAAGGCCGCCGCTACAGCTACTACACCTACGACAACCAGACCGATAACTACCAGCAGAACCACTACCAGCTCCACCTTTCGCAGGGCCTAGGTCAGGACTGGAACCTGGGCGCGGCGCTACACCTCACGCGCGGTTTTGGCTACTACGAAAGCTACCGCGCCAACCGGAAGTTGGCCAACTACGGTCTGGCCAATGTCGTGCTTGGCGACACTACCATCAAGCGGACCAACCTGATTGACCGCAAGTGGCTGGATAACTATTTCTACGGCGGCACCTTTGCCCTCAACTACCAGCCCCAGGCGAATGATAAGCTGCAGGCCACCGTGGGCGGAGCCTGGAACCGCTTCCTCAACGACCATTACGGCGAGGTCATCTGGGCGCAGTACACCTCCAATGGCAGCATGCGCCACCGCTACTACTTCAACGACGCCACCAAAACCGATTACAACGCCTACGCCCGCGCTACCTGGCAGGTGCTGCCCCGCCTGGGCGTATATGGTGATGTGCAGGTGCGCCACATTAAGTATCAGATTGATGGGATAGAAGACGACCAGAACAACGTAACGACCCGGGCCAGCTACACCTTTTTCAACCCGAAAGCAGGGGCCACCTTTGCCGTAGGCACCGGCCAGCAGCTGTATGCCAGCTACGCCGTAGGGCAGCGGGAACCAGTCCGCGCCGACTTCACAGACCGCCCCGCCGGCGACCAGACAGCCAAAGCCGAGCGCCTCCATGATTATGAAGCCGGCTACCGCTTCTCCCAACCCGCTCTGAGCCTGTTAGGTACCAATACGGCTGTGCGCTTCGAGGCCAACTACTTCTACATGCGCTACCGCAACCAACTGGTAGCTACCGGCCAACTAAATGATGTAGGCACTGCACTGCGGACCAACGTAGCTCGCAGCTACCGCACCGGCCTGGAGCTGACGGGCTTTGTCTCGGCCCAGGATAAAATCAGCCTCAGCAGCACCCTCACCCTGAGCCGGAACCGCATCCTGAACTACCGCGACGTGACCTACAACGCCAATTACGAGCCTGTGGTGGCCGATCAGGCCCGGACAACCACTGTTTCTTACTCCCCTTCCACCATTTCAGCGCACACGCTGGAGGGGCAGCCGCTAAAAGGCCTGCGCGTGGCATTACTCTACAAAACCGTGAGCCGCCAATACTTGGATAACTCTACCAGCGAGGACCGCCGCATTAAGCCCTACCAAGTAATGGATTTACGCCTGCGCTACACCATTCGGCCGGTGGTAGTAAAGGAAATTGAACTGGGTGTGCTGGTAAATAACGTGCTCAACCGCAATTATGTGGCCAATGGCTATACCTACGGGTACCCCGATACTACCGGCGAGCAGCAAACCTTCAACTGGTATTTCCCCCAGGCTACCCGCAATTTTCTGGCCTCAGTTGGGGTGAAGTTTTAACCACACTCGGTAGGTTTCTACACTCTCTGCCAATTCAAGTCAGTCCAAAAAAAAGCCTCGCAACCTGCGAGGCTTTTTCATTTAAAAACAACTGTGTCTATAAATACAAAGCCGTCCACAAAATCCGACGAATCCGTGATTCAGATAATCAGCCGCACGCCGCCCAGCTCGGAAATATGATAGGGGAACCGGTCGCCGGGGGAGCCGATGAACATGAAGTTTTTGGGGATTTTCCACTCCTGGGACAAAGCTTCAATCAGGTCGGGGCCGAAGTGGCCGGGGCGGGCTACAAAATCAATATCCAGGTCGCCGTAGGCCCGGTCAAGTACGCGGATATCAGTGAGCAGCTCGGGGGATACCTTTTCGCCTTCCTGCAGCAGGGTTACGATTTTCAGGCGGTGCGTAAACTCGTTTTCCTGCACGTAGGCCAGTACTTTATTTAGATTTTCCACATTATCACCCTTCGTGAAAAACACAAATTCCTGCTCGTTCAAATCCCGCAGCATGCGGCGGATAGACAGGCGGGCCAGGCGCGATACGCGGGGGGAATGCTCAGCTAAGGATTTTGCGGCGGCCAGTACCAGATTCAGAATGGCAATGCGGTTGAGCATGATATACACCAGCGCCATGGTGGGAATAAAATACTGCAGGAACACCACCAGGTAATCGGGGTGGATTTTGATGTTGCCGTAGAGCGCAATAATAACGCCCACCAGCGCCAGCAATACCGTTGGAATGCTGGCGTATACGGGCCGGGGCAACTGGGGCCGCTTGCTCTTCAGCAGGAAGTTGCCCAGCGCAAAAAAGGCCATTACCGACAGGAAAGAAATGGTGTAGACCCCGGCCAGCGGCCCCAGCTCGCCGTTGGTAATCAGCAGTACTGAAATGCAGAGCAGGAAGAAGGTGATGAGAATGACATAGTTGCTGTTGCGGCGGTTTTCCTTGAGGAAAAACTGCGGCAGAATCCGGTCCAGCGTCATTCGCTTCATCAGGCCACTTACGCCTACAAAAGAAGTAAGCACGGCCCCGCTCAGCACGGCCACGGCATCAACGGAAATCAGAATGCCCAGCCAGCGGCCCCCGGTGGTATCACCCAGGTGCGAGAGCAGGGTTTCCGTATGGGTGTCTACCGAGGTGAGCGGCAGGGCAGCAATGGCCAGAAAGGCAATAACGGGGTTAAAAAAGCTCACCACAATCCACATATTCCGCAGCGTTTTGGCAAACACCCCGGGTGCCTGCTCCTCCACAAAGTTGGCGGAGCTTTCGAAACCGGAAATGCCCAGCATGGCGGCGCTAAAGCCAAAGAACAAAGCCGTGGTCAGGCTGCCTTTCAGGGGAGTGTGGAAGTTTAGTGAGAGGGTGTCCAGGTCGTGCGTGAACAGGTACCACACGCCGGCGGCCACCAGCAGTATAAGCGTGCCGATGTGCGTGAGAAAGATAATGACGGCCACCTTCGCTGACTCTGACATGCCCAGCAGAGTAAGCACTAGGAACAGCCCCAGCAGGCCCATGGTGGCCGGAATAACCGGCAGGGCGTGCCAGAGCGTGTGCAGGTAGTGCATGGCCTCGCTGGCCGAAATCACGGCCGTAGCCATGTACGATAGAATGGTGAGGCAGGCAGCCAGGGCGGCGTTGCGCTTGCTGGTGGTGTTCAGCAGCACGTTGTAGGCGCCGCCGTTCAGGGGCAGCGCGCCTACTACCTCGCCATAAATTTTGCGGAACAGAAACAGCACGGCCCCCACCAGGAGCAAAGCCACAAAGGCATACTGGCCGGCATACGCAATGGCCAGCGCCGACACGTACAGGCAGGAGGAGGAAATATCGTTGCCGCAGATGGCCGTGGCTTCCAGCTCGCTCAGCTTTTTAGGGTGGCTCATGGGGAGGAAAAGAGTGGATAGAATTATTTAGGGAGGAAGTTTACCAAGAAATTCGCTGGAGTACATACGGGAACCGGGAAATCCAGTCGGTTTTGCCTGGGCAAGCGGGTGGCTTTCTGCCGAAACCAAGGCGGCCAGGTGCCTGTTCACCATCCCAGAATCCCTATCTTTGGGCTATTCATCCCCACCCAAACCCGCACTATGTCTTCGCAAGCTGACGTTCTTTCCCCCAAGGCCAAAGCCTCGAATCATCACGGCTCTACCAATGCCGCCGGCTTCACCGATTATTTCGACCTCGACGGCCTGCTGACCGAGGAGCACAAGCTCATCCGCCAGAGCATCCGCGACTTCGTGAAGAAGGAAATTTCGCCCAACATTGAGAAATGGGCCCAGGACGCGCATTTCCCCTCGGAAATTGTGCGCAAGTTTGGCGAGGCCGGCGCTTTCGGCCCCACTATTCCCGCCGAGTACGGCGGCGGCGGCCTGGACTACATCAGCTACGGCCTGATTATGCAGGAAATTGAGCGCGGCGACTCCGGCATGCGCTCCACCGCCTCGGTACAGGGCTCCCTGGTGATGTACCCCATCTACGCCTATGGCTCTGAGGAGCAGCGCAAGAAATACCTGCCTAAGCTGGCCTCCGGCGAGTGGCTGGGCTGCTTCGGCCTCACGGAGCCCGACCACGGCTCCAACCCCGGCGGCATGACCACCAATATCAAGGATATGGGTGATTATTACTTGCTGAACGGCGCCAAGCTCTGGATTTCCAACTCTCCCGAGTGCCAGGTGGCCGTGGTGTGGGCCAAGGACGAGAATGGCCGCATCAAAGGCCTGATTGTGGAGCGCGGCATGGAAGGCTTCACCACCCCCGAAATTCACAACAAATGGAGCCTGCGCGCTTCCTGCACCGGCGAGCTGGTGTTCCAGGACGTGAAAGTGCCCAAGGAAAACCTGCTGCCCAACATCGACGGCCTGAAAGGCCCGCTGGGCTGCCTCGACTCCGCCCGCTTCGGTATTGCCTGGGGCGCTATCGGTGCGGCTATTGACTGCTACGAGTCGGCGCTGAAGTATTCCATGGAGCGCATCCAGTTCGGCAAGCCTATTGGCGGCTTCCAGCTGCAGCAGAAAAAGCTGGCCGAAATGCTCACGGAAATCACCAAAGCCCAGCTGATGGTGTGGCGCTTAGGTGTGCTCAAAAACGAAGGCAAAGCCACCTCGGCCCAGATTTCGATGGCCAAGCGCAACTCCGTGGAAATTGCCCTGGAAATTGCCCGCGAAGCCCGCCAGATTCACGGCGGCATGGGCATTACCGGCGAGTACCCCATTATGCGCCACATGATGAACCTGGAATCGGTAGTGACCTACGAAGGCACCCACGATATCCACCTGCTGATTACCGGTGCCGATATCACCGGCCTTCAGGCGTTTAAGTAAATAATCCAGTGTCATAAAACAGGGAAGCCGCTTCATTATGAAGCGGCTTCCCTGTTTTATGATGTGCTGCTCAGAAGATACAAAACGCGCTAAAGTTGATATAGCCCCGAAGACTAATAATCTTTAAGAGATACTGGGTTAGCGCTTTTCCAACAAATAGGTTTCAGACCGAGTATGATCCGGGCTTTTAGGGAAGCTAGGATCAGGTGTACTGTATTCCGAAATATGCATCTGCGCCACTGTCCAGCCTTGGCTGCGTAGCTCATTCAACTTTATCAGCACTTGGACTTGTGGCGAGGGGCCTTTGAACTTCAGTTTTATCGTCTGCCGTTCTTCTTGTCCGTTTGGATAAATAATCGTCAGCTGATTGGAAGAGTCTAATAACAGCATCATGTAACCGGATTCAG carries:
- a CDS encoding rhodanese-like domain-containing protein, producing the protein MLPELTPEALQTRLQEGPAAQLVDVRQPEEYDFCRIEGSLLIPLGDLPGRVAELATDKPVVLICHHGVRSMQALAYLQHRHGLTNLLNLRGGIHAWSLRVDPSVPVY
- the pnuC gene encoding nicotinamide riboside transporter PnuC, whose amino-acid sequence is MTVAEVWSAVLASSPIEVAGVLTGIACVWLAARNSIWNFPVAIVSCLLYVVVFLQARLYSDVGLQVVFITLSVYGWYEWLHGGPQHRELPVTRTNSRLWLALSAVGLAYAVGAGFLFQQYTNAAIPYWDSTTTAISLIAQVQLTRKKIENWILWVLVDAAYVAMYWHKDLYLTSGLYLVYLFLAAYGYWEWRQLMLRRPVAELTLSA
- a CDS encoding AAA family ATPase yields the protein MIRVSLTGPESTGKTTLSQQLAAHYRTTWAPEYARAYLEKNGPQYTLADLEQIARGQLAAEEEAAAQASRVVFCDTDLLVIKIWSEHAFGYCPEWILQELQRHRYDLVLLLNVDLPWEPDPLREHPNLRQHFHQMYRRELQESISPFADISGTPAQRLEQACFLVDELLAAPAPQAAYSIAKV
- a CDS encoding aldose 1-epimerase family protein; protein product: MHILENELSRVTVQAHGAELSSFIRKDLDNLEYIWPADAAIWARHAPVLFPIVGRLPQDTYTYQGQTYQLPQHGFARDQEFTLMRQTAAELVLELRPNEATLARYPFDFRLIISYRLAGPMLTIGWEVHNPGRGELLFSIGAHPAFRCPLLPDEKFEDYYFEFDHPVTLERHLLEGGLLNGETEPLLDQQQKLPLSYPLFEQDAVVLKHFDFTHLALRSRHSERAVRLRFDGFPYLGLWTKQTGAPFVCIEPWHGIASSVGDTGELADKEGILTLGPGQEFVTSYSITVE
- a CDS encoding TonB-dependent receptor, translated to MKNFLMTGLALLALSGTAWAQGPVSGQVTDARTGSALPGATILLDGTVVGTTDATGAFLMPAVPPGAHVLRISFLGYTALEQRVQGQPREQRVSPALQPGGVLTGEALVTASRANERTATAYTNVSKQEVAQRNFGQDLPYLLDQTPSVIVNSDAGAGVGYTDIRIRGTSNTGINMTINGVPLNDPESHGSFLVNLPDLASSINSIQVQRGVGTSQNGGAAFGASINISTLEMRPEAYGETQNTYGSFNTWKNNVSFGTGLLNGHFTMDGRLSRIASDGYMNRASSDLKSYYLSAGYQQKNTLLKFITFSGREKTYQAWNGVPEPAITGNRQLLQQFIDNGELSEVDAARVLQEGRRYSYYTYDNQTDNYQQNHYQLHLSQGLGQDWNLGAALHLTRGFGYYESYRANRKLANYGLANVVLGDTTIKRTNLIDRKWLDNYFYGGTFALNYQPQANDKLQATVGGAWNRFLNDHYGEVIWAQYTSNGSMRHRYYFNDATKTDYNAYARATWQVLPRLGVYGDVQVRHIKYQIDGIEDDQNNVTTRASYTFFNPKAGATFAVGTGQQLYASYAVGQREPVRADFTDRPAGDQTAKAERLHDYEAGYRFSQPALSLLGTNTAVRFEANYFYMRYRNQLVATGQLNDVGTALRTNVARSYRTGLELTGFVSAQDKISLSSTLTLSRNRILNYRDVTYNANYEPVVADQARTTTVSYSPSTISAHTLEGQPLKGLRVALLYKTVSRQYLDNSTSEDRRIKPYQVMDLRLRYTIRPVVVKEIELGVLVNNVLNRNYVANGYTYGYPDTTGEQQTFNWYFPQATRNFLASVGVKF
- a CDS encoding APC family permease, with protein sequence MSHPKKLSELEATAICGNDISSSCLYVSALAIAYAGQYAFVALLLVGAVLFLFRKIYGEVVGALPLNGGAYNVLLNTTSKRNAALAACLTILSYMATAVISASEAMHYLHTLWHALPVIPATMGLLGLFLVLTLLGMSESAKVAVIIFLTHIGTLILLVAAGVWYLFTHDLDTLSLNFHTPLKGSLTTALFFGFSAAMLGISGFESSANFVEEQAPGVFAKTLRNMWIVVSFFNPVIAFLAIAALPLTSVDTHTETLLSHLGDTTGGRWLGILISVDAVAVLSGAVLTSFVGVSGLMKRMTLDRILPQFFLKENRRNSNYVILITFFLLCISVLLITNGELGPLAGVYTISFLSVMAFFALGNFLLKSKRPQLPRPVYASIPTVLLALVGVIIALYGNIKIHPDYLVVFLQYFIPTMALVYIMLNRIAILNLVLAAAKSLAEHSPRVSRLARLSIRRMLRDLNEQEFVFFTKGDNVENLNKVLAYVQENEFTHRLKIVTLLQEGEKVSPELLTDIRVLDRAYGDLDIDFVARPGHFGPDLIEALSQEWKIPKNFMFIGSPGDRFPYHISELGGVRLII
- a CDS encoding acyl-CoA dehydrogenase family protein, whose product is MSSQADVLSPKAKASNHHGSTNAAGFTDYFDLDGLLTEEHKLIRQSIRDFVKKEISPNIEKWAQDAHFPSEIVRKFGEAGAFGPTIPAEYGGGGLDYISYGLIMQEIERGDSGMRSTASVQGSLVMYPIYAYGSEEQRKKYLPKLASGEWLGCFGLTEPDHGSNPGGMTTNIKDMGDYYLLNGAKLWISNSPECQVAVVWAKDENGRIKGLIVERGMEGFTTPEIHNKWSLRASCTGELVFQDVKVPKENLLPNIDGLKGPLGCLDSARFGIAWGAIGAAIDCYESALKYSMERIQFGKPIGGFQLQQKKLAEMLTEITKAQLMVWRLGVLKNEGKATSAQISMAKRNSVEIALEIAREARQIHGGMGITGEYPIMRHMMNLESVVTYEGTHDIHLLITGADITGLQAFK